Proteins from a genomic interval of Hornefia porci:
- a CDS encoding ArdC-like ssDNA-binding domain-containing protein — MDEKKKRGPERKSRQEQIREITDRLEEGVKEVFESDKYREMLKCMSKFHHYSLNNCLLIAMQYPSASLVAGYRTWQKEFDRQVRKGEKGIRILAPCKYKVEKDVTDDADSEIIEITGFRVVSVFAYEQTEGREIPMIGVNELTGEVKNYHKLFNALKDICPVPICSENIQGGANGYYDDGAKRIAIRSGMSQVQTIKTMIHEISHQRLHSKENMDEEKPPDRSTKEVEAESIAYTVCSHFGLDTADYTFGYVAGWSSGKETKELKNSLERIRKTADEMITSIDHAMEKQREKSEKGIENER, encoded by the coding sequence TTGGATGAAAAGAAGAAGCGAGGTCCTGAACGGAAGAGCCGGCAGGAGCAGATCCGGGAGATCACCGACCGGCTGGAGGAAGGCGTGAAGGAAGTATTTGAAAGCGACAAGTACCGGGAAATGCTGAAATGCATGAGCAAATTCCACCACTACTCTCTGAACAACTGCCTTCTGATCGCCATGCAGTACCCTTCCGCATCTCTGGTTGCAGGCTACCGGACATGGCAGAAGGAATTCGACCGGCAGGTCCGCAAAGGAGAAAAAGGGATCCGTATTCTGGCTCCCTGCAAGTATAAGGTGGAGAAAGATGTAACAGACGATGCGGATAGTGAGATCATCGAGATCACCGGCTTTCGGGTGGTCAGCGTGTTCGCCTATGAACAGACAGAAGGCAGAGAGATTCCAATGATCGGCGTCAATGAACTGACCGGAGAAGTGAAAAACTATCACAAACTGTTCAATGCGCTGAAGGATATCTGTCCGGTTCCCATCTGTTCCGAGAACATCCAGGGCGGCGCCAACGGTTATTACGATGATGGGGCAAAGCGAATTGCTATACGCTCCGGCATGAGTCAGGTCCAGACCATCAAAACCATGATCCATGAAATCAGTCACCAGAGACTTCATTCCAAAGAGAATATGGATGAGGAAAAGCCACCGGACCGCAGTACAAAAGAAGTCGAGGCGGAGAGTATCGCCTACACTGTCTGCAGTCACTTCGGCCTGGATACTGCGGATTATACCTTCGGATATGTGGCCGGATGGTCCTCCGGGAAAGAAACAAAGGAACTGAAGAACTCGCTGGAACGAATCAGAAAGACCGCCGATGAGATGATCACGTCCATCGATCATGCAATGGAAAAACAGCGCGAAAAGAGCGAAAAGGGGATCGAGAACGAGCGATGA